A genome region from Populus alba chromosome 5, ASM523922v2, whole genome shotgun sequence includes the following:
- the LOC118055671 gene encoding G-type lectin S-receptor-like serine/threonine-protein kinase LECRK3: MDNKELITEKKNLGTGRTILIISGSFVAFLGLLWWRFSESSFTEIMYCHIKGCPIMNGTALNEFIKGSYQVLGKVVAVKRLEKVLAEGEREFQNEMKVIGKTHHRNLVRLLGYCHDEHHRLLVYEYMSNGSLADILFSLEKRPCFPERLEIARNIARGIVYLHEECDTQIIHCDIKPQNILIDESRCPKVSDFGLAKFLKSDQTKTFTGIRGTRGYVAPEWHRNMPVTVKADVYSFGVMLLEITCCRKNVDWSLPEDEAVLEQWVYQCFLDGDMDKLVGDEIVDKKQLDRMVKVGLWCTLDEPSLRPSMKKVLLMLEGTVEIPIPPSPTSFFTAI, encoded by the exons ATGGACAATAAAGAGCTTATAACCGAGAAGAAGAACCTTGGCACTGGCAGGACAATCCTAATAATAAGTGGTTCATTTGTTGCATTTTTGGGCTTGCTATGGTGGCGATTTTCGGAATCATCGTTTACAGAAATCATGTATTGTCATATAAAAGGGTGCCCAATAATGAATGGTACTGCATTGAATGAG TTTATAAAGGGATCATATCAAGTACTCGGAAAGGTTGTTGCTGTAAAGAGACTGGAGAAAGTTCTAGCTGAAGGGGAAAGAGAATTTCAGAATGAGATGAAAGTCATTGGGAAAACACATCACAGAAACCTAGTCCGTCTGCTCGGCTATTGCCATGATGAACATCACAGGCTCCTGGTATACGAGTACATGAGCAATGGCTCCCTTGCTGACATACTCTTCTCACTTGAAAAACGACCTTGCTTCCCTGAAAGGTTGGAAATTGCTCGCAACATTGCAAGGGGTATTGTTTATCTACATGAAGAGTGCGACACTCAGATCATCCACTGTGATATAAAACCTCAGAATATACTAATAGATGAAAGCAGGTGCCCCAAAGTTTCTGACTTTGGATTGGCAAAGTTTCTGAAGTCAGACCAAACAAAAACCTTCACCGGAATCAGAGGGACGAGGGGATATGTAGCACCAGAATGGCACCGGAATATGCCGGTGACAGTTAAAGCAGATGTTTATAGCTTTGGAGTTATGTTGTTGGAGATCACGTGTTGTCGAAAGAATGTGGATTGGAGTCTTCCAGAGGATGAAGCTGTTCTCGAACAGTGGGTTTACCAATGTTTTCTGGACGGTGATATGGACAAACTTGTGGGTGATGAAATCGTCGATAAGAAACAGTTAGATAGGATGGTTAAAGTGGGACTTTGGTGCACTCTTGATGAGCCATCCCTCCGCCCTTCAATGAAAAAGGTCCTCCTCATGTTGGAGGGGACCGTCGAAATCCCAATCCCTCCAAGTCctacttctttttttactgCTATATGA
- the LOC118042390 gene encoding BTB/POZ domain-containing protein At2g13690: MAQSNHIRQCSTSHPRRRRSSWCCSFAVQPSSPENRPFTKPAFRKNKKPDSSVSKPGPYSVPNSPKSGLNFVGRIDPRRMLSPGRVSPIDSDPTADTTRDIIPDPSPQVDLSSKSRSESFRGRSERRSFSDTGSDSGRGVFDTRLNLRGRNGGGLVLELNSEVLIANSEVFAGLIFEYRKKLGSKCNSNEDGGNLSRKICRIEVPDVENLGIFRDTIELMFEEDIAKRLLKIGAYRAIDILEVSAGIMFTKGVLSCLKYLEAVPWTEEEEDKLRNLFTVFKFDDTTARDILARLHLLSSEDSQQNLARQLVWSITTCADANARNELKSLVKGLLCKSSVYEKDQHDLTKEDLYDVCHSCLGSLVSLMEEASDIIPQGTVVKKETSKPLIGRISRQVDNIIWLLEILLDRQIGEEFVGMWADQVDLLKMHESTSPMIRYELSRVSAILFIAMGTRKLHCRSEARALLLQAWFGPMLLDFGWLQRCKKGLDMKALEEAMGQTLLTLPMKQQYMLFTEWFGYFSKHGTECPNLSKAFQIWWRRSFLRGSETHAIESR, translated from the exons ATGGCCCAGTCCAATCACATAAGGCAATGCTCTACTTCCCACCCTCGTCGCCGGAGATCTTCTTGGTGTTGTTCCTTCGCTGTGCAGCCTTCAAGCCCAGAGAACCGTCCCTTCACAAAACCCGCTTTCCGCAAGAACAAGAAACCCGATAGTTCGGTCTCTAAGCCTGGCCCCTACTCGGTCCCCAACTCACCCAAATCCGGGTTAAATTTCGTGGGTCGGATCGACCCGAGAAGAATGCTCTCTCCAGGCCGCGTCTCGCCTATTGATTCGGATCCTACTGCCGACACGACCCGAGATATCATACCCGACCCGTCACCTCAGGTGGATTTGAGCTCGAAATCGAGATCCGAATCCTTCCGGGGAAGGAGTGAGAGGAGGTCGTTCTCGGATACTGGGTCAGATTCGGGTCGGGGCGTTTTTGATACGAGGCTGAATTTGAGAGGGAGGAATGGTGGGGGTTTAGTGTTGGAGCTGAATTCGGAGGTCTTGATTGCAAATTCAGAAGTTTTTGCCGGTTTGATTTTCGAATATCGAAAAAAATTGGGGTCGAAATGTAATAGTAACGAGGATGGTGGTAATTTGTCAAGAAAGATTTGTAGAATTGAAGTGCCCGATGTGGAGAATTTGGGAATTTTTAGGGACACAATTGAGTTGATGTTTGAAGAGGATATTGCTAAAAGGTTACTCAAGATTGGGGCTTATAGAGCCATTGACATACTCGAG GTATCAGCTGGCATCATGTTTACTAAAGGTGTTTtgtcttgtttgaaataccttgAGGCTGTTCCTTGGACGGAGGAAGAAGAGGACAAACTTAGGAATCTATTTACAGTGTTTAAATTTGATGATACCACAGCTCGAGATATTTTGGCTAGACTCCACTTGCTTAGTTCAGAAGATTCTCAACAAAATCTAGCTAGGCAGCTTGTTTGGTCTATTACTACTTGTGCTGATGCCAACGCAAGAAATGAACTGAAGTCATTAGTTAAGGGTCTCCTTTGCAAAAGCTCAGTGTACGAGAAGGACCAACATGATCTCACCAAGGAGGATCTTTATGATGTTTGTCATTCCTGTTTAGGTTCGTTAGTCAGCCTCATGGAGGAAGCCTCTGATATCATACCCCAAGGGACAGTGGTGAAAAAGGAAACGAGTAAGCCCTTGATTGGACGCATATCCAGACAGGTTGATAACATCATTTGGCTGCTGGAAATCCTCCTTGATCGTCAGATTGGTGAGGAGTTTGTAGGAATGTGGGCAGATCAAGTGGACTTGCTAAAAATGCATGAGAGTACATCTCCGATGATTAGATACGAGCTCAGCCGGGTTTctgcaattttatttattgcaaTGGGAACAAGAAAATTGCATTGCCGCTCAGAAGCAAGAGCACTGCTTCTCCAGGCATGGTTTGGCCCAATGCTACTGGACTTCGGTTGGCTACAGAGATGTAAAAAAGGTTTGGACATGAAAGCATTAGAAGAAGCCATGGGTCAGACACTCCTTACACTTCCTATGAAGCAGCAGTATATGTTGTTCACAGAATGGTTTGGGTATTTCTCCAAGCATGGTACTGAATGTCCCAATCTCAGCAAAGCCTTCCAGATCTGGTGGCGTCGTTCATTTCTTAGAGGGTCAGAAACTCATGCAATTGAATCCAGGTAA